GGCGCATGAGCGTGGCGGTGATTGTGGAACGCTTGCAGAATATCTTGCGTCTAGAAAACCTGAGCGTCGATGCTGAAGGCCTGGCATTGATCGCTGAAAACGCTGATGGTGGTATGAGAGATGCGTTGAGCCTGCTTGATCAAGTGCTCAGCTTCTCTGGCGAAACTGCCACCGTGCAAGAAGTAGTCTCTATCTTAGGTTTAATTGACAAAACCACGCTGGTGAAGGCCACTGATGCACTGCTTGAAGGCAACACCAAAGAGTCGATGCGCTTTATTGAAGCAGCCAGTACGGCTGGTTATGATTTCAAGCAGCTATTGGACGGCATCACTCTAGAGCTGCGCAATCTTTGTTTGGCCGCTTCGGTTGGCTCAATCGAGGGGTTGGCGGATTTAAGCCCCGAACGGGTCAAACAAACCGATGAGCGAGCCATGCGGTATGATGCCGTGGATTTGCAGCGGGTATTTGGCATGGCCATTCAAGCGACGGACCAAATGGTAGGCTCTCAGCAGCCCCGCATGGTGGTGGAGCTGGCTTTCTTGAAGATCGCTGACAGGCCGAAACTCGCGCAGATGACCGAAGTTCAGCAGGCGCTTTCACGGCTTGAGTCTTTGGCATCGCATGCACCGGTACCTGTAAAGCAGATGCCCGTGGTTGCGCCACCGCCACCTAAGCCAGTTGTCACGCCTGTACGTGCGCCTGCGCCTACTCCTGCGGGCGAAGCCGGGGTTTGGCATGATTATGTCGAGGCCGTGGCAGGTGCTCTGCCTGTTGTCGCACATCATTTGGAACACGGCCGATACAACAGTAAAGACTTAATTGAGTTTGATCAAAGGCTGCATTTCTTGCGTGTGCAAGAAGCTTGCCAGCTCGAAGAGTTTCAAGCAATTTGTAAGCAACATTTAGGCGTGGTGCCTAAAGTGACGCTGAGCGAGAGCATTCACGTGGCGAAAGAATCTGAAGAAAAGCGCCAGCAGCTTAGCATCGAAGAGCAGGCGCGTAATCATCCCACCGTCCAAAAAGCATTGGAAATTTTTGGCGGTGAGATTAAGGCTGTTAGAAAAGCTTAACCGCGACCAGCTTTCAAAATGCTTTGAATGCTGAATTGACTTGGAGGCCCAATCTGCACCGGGATCTCTTTAGGCTCATTCACTTTAACAGCTTTACGACCTGGTTTGCCAGGCTCTTTTGGTGGGCCGGGTTCACGTCTTTTAACTCTAGCGCTTGGCGGTGTGTCTTTTGGAGTAATGCCATCCACTGCCAAAGCGCGCAGCTTGCCATCAACTAATGATAGAAATGCTTCTAAATCGCCCCGAGTAGCAAGCTGCGCTTCGATCCAACGCAATGGGCCTTTTTTAGGCGTCATTTCGTAGAGACCGCGCGCTCTAGGAGTGAGCTCGTTGTCGCGGTCTAAGAAGTTGCCAACTTTATCGCCTACGCCGACCAAACCCATGAGTGGATTTTGTGCGAGATAAATTCCGCAGACTGTTACTTCGCCGATGCAAAATCTAGGTGCCCAGCCGCTGGAAGGACCATACCAATACATTTCAGGATATAGTTTGCGTTTTCCGAGTTCCACGAGGGTTTCGCCATATCGGGTCCACCTGCTTCCTAATATTTTAGAAAGCGACTCATCATCAGGTATAAAATCTTTATCTTTCAGCGGGCTTTTTGCCATTTTCGCATTCTGCCATGAAATGACTCTTTTGTAAAACCCAGAAATGTGCTTGAATAGCGTTCTTCCAAGGAGAAAAACATGATGAGACTTATCGGATTATTGATTTTAGTTGTGGGCATGTTGGCCAGCAGCAGTTGCAGTAAAAGCACTAACTCAGTTGTAAAAGCTGATGATTTAAAAAGCGAAATTGACAAAGTAAGCTATATCCTGGGATACAGTACAGGTAAAAGCTTTGGCGAACAATCTGTCGACGTAAACGTCAGCATCTTTGAAAAAGGATTCAAGCAAGGTTTGGACAAGAACTCTACTCCAGCGCTAACCGAAGAACAGATGCGTGAAACCATGACTTCTTTCAGAAC
This sequence is a window from Myxococcota bacterium. Protein-coding genes within it:
- the dnaX gene encoding DNA polymerase III subunit gamma/tau; this encodes MSYLVLARKWRPQRFADVVGQEIIVQTLSRALESGRIAHAFLLTGSRGVGKTTVARLLAKALSCETGITADPCGVCAHCKEIAAGESLDVIEIDGASNTGVDDIRELRENVRYQPSSARFKVFIIDEVHMLSTNAFNALLKTLEEPPPHVKFIFATTESHKIPITILSRCQRYDFRRMSVAVIVERLQNILRLENLSVDAEGLALIAENADGGMRDALSLLDQVLSFSGETATVQEVVSILGLIDKTTLVKATDALLEGNTKESMRFIEAASTAGYDFKQLLDGITLELRNLCLAASVGSIEGLADLSPERVKQTDERAMRYDAVDLQRVFGMAIQATDQMVGSQQPRMVVELAFLKIADRPKLAQMTEVQQALSRLESLASHAPVPVKQMPVVAPPPPKPVVTPVRAPAPTPAGEAGVWHDYVEAVAGALPVVAHHLEHGRYNSKDLIEFDQRLHFLRVQEACQLEEFQAICKQHLGVVPKVTLSESIHVAKESEEKRQQLSIEEQARNHPTVQKALEIFGGEIKAVRKA
- a CDS encoding DUF3788 family protein; translation: MAKSPLKDKDFIPDDESLSKILGSRWTRYGETLVELGKRKLYPEMYWYGPSSGWAPRFCIGEVTVCGIYLAQNPLMGLVGVGDKVGNFLDRDNELTPRARGLYEMTPKKGPLRWIEAQLATRGDLEAFLSLVDGKLRALAVDGITPKDTPPSARVKRREPGPPKEPGKPGRKAVKVNEPKEIPVQIGPPSQFSIQSILKAGRG